The DNA segment TAAACTCTTAAACAACCTTAAACTTTTAAACAACTTTAAACTTTTAAACCTTTAAACAATAAATGAATTACCTTTTACCCTTATTTTCAGTCTTGACAGGTTATGGCATTGCCTTGTTTTTAAAACCGAAAAGCAAAACCAGCCTTAAATTATTATTGGCATTTAGCGGTTCCTTCTTGCTTTCTTTAACCGTGATGCACTTGTTGCCGGACGTTTACGAAAGCGACAATCACAACATTGGAATCTTCATTATGGCTGGAATTTTGTTCCAGATTATCTTGGAATTTTTTTCCAAAGGTGCCGAACACGGTCACGTACATGGTCACGACAAAATGTACCACATGCCTTGGTTGTTGTTTATCAGCTTGTGTATTCACGCCTTTCTGGAAGGATTCCCGGTAAGTCATCACCACAGTTTAGCGCTGGGAATTGCCATTCATCACTTTCCGATAGCCATCATCCTGACCTTGTTTTTTATCAATTCTAAGCTGGACTCAAAAGCCATTTTTGTCTTTATGTTAACTTTCGCACTGATGACGCCAATGGGAACCATCATATCCGATTATTTCCCAACATTAAATGCGTATTATACCGAAATTACAGCTGTTGTGATCGGGATATTGTTTCATATTTCATCCACGATTATTTTTGAAACCAGCGAAGGACACAAGTTCAATATCGCCAAGGTTTCGATGATTATTTTCGGGGTGGTGTTGGCGTATTTTATATAGATTAATTCACTAAATTTGTAAAAACAATCACAAATGGAAGCAACAATTTTAGAAAGAATCACCATAAAACCAGACGTTTGCAATGGCAAACCAACTGTTAGAGGAATGCGAATTACTGTGGAAACTATTTTACAATATTTGTCGGCAGGAGATTCTGTGGAAACTATTTTGGAAGCCTATCCTTTCCTGGAAAAAGAGGATATTCAGGCTTGCATCGCTTTTGCCCTAAAAAACTTGTCTTCTTATAAAAATGATGTTCAATTAGCTAGTTAACTATGAATTTTTCATTTTTAGTCGATGTAATTTTGCCAAAATATTTCAGTTTCTTCAATTCAAACTCATTTATTTTTGTCTCCGACATTGATTTGCAAATGAGCGATACCGAAATATGGAATTATGCTTTGAAAAATGAATTGGTCATTCTCACAAAAAACACCGACTTCTACAACCGATTTTTGGTTTCGGAAAATGCTCCAAAAATTATTTATTTCCAATTAGGCAATTTATCCTTGAAACAATTGCATCAGTATTTCAACAGCAATTGGGACAAAATTCAAGCCGAAATTGAGACTTCAAGACTTATTGTTGCTAAAGAAAATCATATTGAATGTGTCAGTTAATTAAGTCTATTAAAAAAACATTTTCTGTTTTAAACATCTTTGCTTTAGTTACCATTTTAGCAACTACTTTCTTTTATATTGGAAGTAAAGAACAATTTGAAGAAATTATACAAAATTCTTTATACACGTTTATTTTGGGTAAATTGGCACTTAATTTTTTTATAATTCTGTTTTACATATCAATAGATTTCCTTTTTAATAAATTTCTATTTTTAGACAAGGAATCAAAAAAAATATTTTTAAATTCCTCGATGATTCTAAATGTTTTTTCTGCTATTTTCATTACTATTTTTCTTTATAACTCAATAAAATGACCTTTACAAAAACCACCGAACAATCCTCGAAATACGAACATTTAGAAAAAATGTCGGTTCAGGAATTATTGTTTAACATCAATCAGGAAGACAAAACCGTGCCTCTTGCCGTGGAAAAAGCCTTGCCTCAAATCGAAGCTTTGGTTACCGAAATTGTTGCCAAAATGAAACTCGGCGGTCGATTGTTCTATATTGGAGCTGGAACTTCAGGACGTTTGGGCGTTGTGGATGCTTCGGAATGTCCGCCAACCTTTGGCGTTCCTTTTGACTTGGTCAACGGAATCATTGCCGGTGGCGACAAAGCCATTCGCAGGGCGGTAGAAAATGCCGAAGACAATGCGACTCAAGCCTGGATTGATTTACAAGAACACAACATCAACGAAAATGATGTCGTGGTGGGAATTGCCGCTTCGGGAACCACACCTTATGTAATTGGCGGTTTGAAAGCCTGCAACGAAAATAATATCAGCACGGGAAGTATTTCCTGCAATGCGGGAAGTCCGCTTTCGCAAACGGCAAAATTCCCGATAGAAGTGATTGTTGGCCCAGAATTTGTTACGGGAAGTTCCCGAATGAAAGCCGGAACAGCGCAAAAATTAGTACTCAACATGATTTCGACGGCCTCCATGATTCAACTGGGGAAAGTGAAAGGCAACAAAATGGTCGACATGCAATTGAGCAACAGCAAACTCGTGGATCGCGGCGTAAAAATGATTATGGGAGAAATTCCCGTTTCATACGAAAAAGCGGCTGAATTACTTGCAAAATACGGAAGTGTTCGAAAAGCAGTTGACAACCATAAATAATCCCTTATCAAAAAAAATGAAAAAATTAATTTTACTATTTACTATTTTACTTTGTGTAAAAGCCTTTTCACAAGAAATAACAACTGAAAAAGATCGCTTTTTTGTTGGTGGAAAAAAAATATCAAACAGTGAAGTCAAAACTTTATTGGCATCTAACACAGAGGCTTTATCCCTTTACAAAGCTTCGAGAACCAAAAGTTCTGTTGGAGGTTTTCTACTTGGATTTGGTGGCGGATTAATCATTGCCGATCTTCTTTCTGGAGCAACAGCCGACATAACCTACCCAACTGCTCTTACCTATGTAGGCTTAGCATCATTAATCACTTCAATTCCTGTTTTATCTGGAAGAAACAAAAAAATGAAAGAAAGTCTCGATTTGTACAATGAAGGTTTAAAAAAAACGAGTACTAACACTTCTGATTTTGAACTTAATATAGTTTCCAATCAAAACGGCTACGGCTTACAATTTAGATTTAAAAAATGGCAACCAACAAAGAACTTTTATCCAAAGGAATCAAATACTTGGCTTGGGCTTTGCCTTTGCTTTTTATAGGTCCCTCCTTGATTTACAATGCGTTCATCAACAAGCAAAATGTGTGGCATTATTTGGTTTTGGCAGTAGGAATCGCCATTTGCATTGGCTCCGTATATTTAATCGTTTTGGGACTGAAAACAATGGTGCGCAGTTTATTTAACGATTAATACCGATTATACAAAATATATAGCCCAATATATTGTACTATTATTTTGTTATATCGGCATTATACCACAAATTTATAAGTAAGACAAATAAAATATAATTGGTATAATTTGTATCTTTACTAAAAATTAGATTATGGATATTCAAGCCGAAATAAATTGGATACATCAAGAAATTGACAAAGTGAAAGACCCTACTTTTGTCGAGAAATTAAAACGCCTTTTGCTTTCCACAAACTCAATAACTGCTGAAACTACCAATGTTGATTACAATATCGATATTGAAAAAGCATTGGAAAGCATCAAGAATGGTCATTTTCACTCTGAGGATGAAGCAAGGGAAATTTCAAAAAAATGGGGAAGAAAATAATTTGGGCTTCCGATGCATTGCAACAATTGGAAGACATTCATTTTTATATTCTTTTTGAAAGCAAATCCATTCAGATTGCTGATAAAGTGATTGATAAAATTTTTGACAGCACTGAAATTCTAAAAACCAAACCCGAAATCTACAAACTCGATTCAAAGAAAAACAACAACGACGGAAGTTTTAGAGCTTACTTCGTCTATGATTATATGATTTCATATCAAATTACTACTGATTGTATTCAAATTCTTCGAGTTAGACATACCGCAAGAAAACCCAAAAAATTCTAATGGAAAACCTCATACACACCCACAAAACGTTCGAAAAAGTTTCTTTTACGGACAAAAAAGTCACCAATCGGGAGTTTGAGGACTGCGTTTTCAAGAACTGCGATTTCTCGAACAGCAATTTCTGGAACAATACTTTTATGGATTGTGAATTCATAGATTGCAATCTTTCGATGATGCAATTGGACGGAACGAGCTTGAAAACGGTTCATTTCAAAACCTGCAAATTACTGGGAATCCAGTTTAATTCCTGTGCCGATTTTATGTTTAGCGTGAGTTTCCAGGATTGCCTTTTGGATTATTCGTCTTTTGCCAACAAAAAAATGCCGAAGACCAAGTTCAATACCTGCTCGATGAAAGAAGTTTCATTTATTGGAACGAATCTTACGAATTCGACTTTCGAAAATTGTAATTTGGATAACGCCATTTTTAACGACACCCAATTGGCGGGAGCTGATTTCAGGACGGCTTACAATTATAAAATTGATCCTGAAGCCAATCCAATGCGTAAAGCCAAGTTTTCGACCCAAGGAATCGTGGGATTATTGGATAAATACGACATAAAAATTGAGTAAATCCTCACCCCCAGCCCCTCTCCAAAGGAGAGGGGAGTCAAAACTGTAATAAAAAATGAAATGAAAAAAATAATCTTTCTTCTTCCGACACTATTGCTACTGTCTTGCTACAACGCAGAAAAAAATTGCAAGGATTTCAAAACCGGGAAATTCAAATTTGAACATGAAGTGGACGGCGTGAAAAAAACTACCGTTTTTGAACGCAAAGACAGCATCGAAATTGAAACTTTTGAAGGCAAAACCGACACTTCCAGCATTCGATGGGTCAGCGATTGTGAATACGTCATCCAAAAAATTCACCCAAAGAACATGGCGGAAAAAAAAGCAATTACCATAAAAATTTTGACAACTACCAAGAATTCCTATATCTTTGAATTCGGAATCGTGGGCAGCGACGAAAAGCAGCGCGGAACCGTCATTAAACTCTAGCATTCAGTGTTCAGTCGCAGTTTACAGATTTAAATCTACAAAAACGCATAATTCATAACCCCTAAATTTACACTTAAAATGGAAGTATTTTTAAATCCAGATGCATGGATTGCCTTGTTAACATTAACTTTTCTGGAAATTGTACTGGGAATAGACAACATTATTTTCATATCGATTGTCACCGGGAAATTGCCTCAAGAAAAACGCAAAAAAGCCACAAAAATTGGTATGTTTCTGGCCATGTTCATGAGAATTGCGCTGTTGTTTGGCATCAGTTTTTTAATTCAGATGAAAAAACCTTGGTTTTACATTGATTTTAGTTGGTTTTCCGCAGGAGTTACGGGCCAAAGTCTCATTTTGTTGTTTGGAGGTTTATTCCTGATTTATAAAAGCACCAAAGAAATCCATGACAAAGTGGATGAAAGAGGCGAGGAAGAAAAAGAAATCGGCAAGGCGGCCTCAAAATCCTTTCAAGGCGTACTTTTACAAATCATCATGATTGATTTAGTTTTCTCTTTTGACAGCATCCTGACGGCAGTTGGCATGACAAACGGCGTTGAAGGCGCACTTTATATCATGATTACTGCGGTAGTCATTTCGGTGTTGATCATGATGCAATTTGCCGTTCCTGTTGGTGCTTTTGTCAACAAACATCCTTCCATCCAAATTCTGGGATTGTCGTTTTTGATACTTATCGGTTTTATGTTGATTACTGAAAGTGCCCATTTATCAAATGCCTTAATCTTTGGCGGCCACGTCACTCCCGTGCAAAAAGGGTATTTGTATTTTGCCATTAGCTTCTCGTTGTTTGTGGAGTTTTTAAACATGAAAATCGACAAGAAAAAGAAATAAAATAGTCAAACAAAAAAGCTCCTTTATGGGGCTTTTTTTATTCTAAAAAAAATTAACTTCGTTCCACAAACAAGCGTCATGAAAAACACGATATCCCATAGAGTAGCCGATTTTTTAAAAAATTATCCTCCTTTCAGTTTTTTAAAACAAAAAGAACTGGAAAGTATTTCGGAACAAATATCCATCATTTACAAAGAAAAAGACAGTGTCGTGTTTGCCGAAAACGAAGAAACCCACGACAGTTTTTATGTGGTTCACAAAGGAGCCGTAGCCCTTGGAACAAGCCGGCAAAACGATATTCTGGATATGTGTGATGAAGGCGATATTTTCGGATTGAGACCACTTATCGCCAATGAAAACTACCAAATGGAAGCCAGAGCCTATGAGGAAACTATTCTTTATGCCATTCCTTTGACTATATTTAGGCCATATGCATTGGAAAACAGAGCCGTGGGTAATTTTTTGATAGAAAGCTTTGCCTCCAACACGCTCCATCCCTACTCCAAAAGTCACAGAGGGAAACTATATGGAGAGGATTCACTGGACGCTGAGGCAAAACTATTGGACTTGCATCCCGTAAAATATTCCAAAAAATTAATCAGCTGTTATGCAACAACTACGGCAAAAGACATTGCCGAAATCATGATCCGAAAAAATGTGGGTGCCATCCTCGTCGTGGAAGAAGAGATGCTGCCCATCGGCATTATTACCGACAAAGATTTGAGGAATAAAATCGTGACCGGACTATTCCCAATTACGGCCACTGCCGCCGAAATTATGACTGCTCCCGTTATTACCTATCCCAAGAAAATGACCATTACACAAGCCCAAATGGCGATGATGAAAAGTGACATCAGCCATTTATGCATCACGAAAGATGGCACGGTCAATTCCAAAGCCGTTGGAATGTTATCCAAACACGATGTCATGGTATCCTTGGGCAATAATCCGGCCGTGTTGATAAAAGCCATAAAAAGAGCCAAGAAAGCCAAGCATTTAAAACCCATACGAGCCCGCATTATGCAATTGTTGCAAGGCTACATCGACCAAAATATCCCCACGATGCTGACTTCCAAAATAATCACGGAATTAAACGATGCCTGCATCAAACAAGTCATTGCCATATCATTGGACAAAATGGAAACGCCTCCGCCCGTGAAGTTTGCTTGGTTGGCCATGGGCAGTCAAGGAAGAAGCGAACAGTTGCTGCAAACCGACCAGGACAACGCCTTGATTTATGAAGATGTTCCGGAAGAGTTGGAAGAAAAAACCAAAAAGTATTTCTTGGAATTGGCCACTTATGTTAATAAAGGCCTCTTTGACATAGGTTATGAATATTGCCCTGCCGAAATGATGGCTTCCAATCCGAAATGGTGTTTAAGCCTTGGCCAATGGAAAGAAATGATCTACCGCTGGATTACCAATACCGGGAAAACCGAAGTATTGTTGTCCTTCATCTTTTTCGATTACAGCCTGTCATTTGGCGATAGCGAACTCACCAACAATTTGTCGGATTTTATTTTTGAAAATGTAAAAGCCAATCCCATCTTTTATGTTCACTTGGTTGGTGGTGCACTTCAAAGCCCTTCACCAACGGGGTTCTTCAGGCAATTTTTATTGGAACAAGACGGAGTCAACAAAGACTTCTTCAACATAAAAAACAGGGCTTTGATGCCACTGGCCGATGCAGCCAGAGTATTGATTCTTTACCATGCCGTAAAATCCATCAGCAATACGGTAGAACGCTTTGAAAAACTGGCAGAATTAGAACCCGAAAATAGCGAACTCTTCACGGCATGCGCCCAAGCCTATAAAGTATTGCTGAAATTCAGGACTCGACAAGGTCTTGCACATAATGATTCCGGTCAATATATTGCCTTGGAATCCTTGTCCAAATCAGAAAAAATACAACTGAAAAGCACTTTTAAAACCATCAAGGAATTGCAAGAGATTATTTCCATCCGATTTAATGTTTCAAATATATTATAATGAGTTTCTCCGAAAAAATAAAAACCATACTGTCTTTTGTTTGGGACACTTCCGAAAAATCAACTGACGAAGATTTATTGGGCGACATCAACACGACCCGTTTTGTTGTTTTGGACACCGAGACTACAGGTTTCGACTATGAAAAGGACCGCATACTTTGCATTGGCGCCATCGTTTTGCAAAACAACACGATTTCTGTACAAGACAGTTTTGAAGTTTATATTGTACAGGAACATTACAACAAAGCGACGGCACAAATCCACGGAATATTGAAAGATTTTGTCTTGGATCGCCCCAACGAATTGGAGGCTTTACAACAGTTTCTAGATTTTCTGGGCGACTCCATCATCATTGCCCATCATACCGTATTTGATGTCACCATGATCAACAAGGCATTGGAGAGAAATGGATTGCCGGAATTAAAAAACAGGACTTTGGACACCGCAACGCTGTACAAAAAGACGCTAATCAAATCCTATCTTTTGGAGCGAAAAGAGCATTATACCCTGGACGAGCTAGCCGATAAATTCGACATCTCGAAAAAAGACAGGCATACCGCCATGGGAGATGCCTATATTACGGCCATTGCTTTCTTGAAAATCCTGAAGAAATTAAGAGAAAAAGGAGAAATTACCTTGAAACAATTGTTCATCAAATAAGGGCAAAACCTGTTTATTTTCCATCCACATAATCCTGCAAATAGCTGAATCTTGGAGTCAGTTTTCCTCTTTCGGTGATTTTGGCTCGATGTAGAATTCCGTCTTTGTCGCCATTGAAAAATGCGGGAATCACGTGTTCCAGAAACATTTCGCCAAAACCTTCACTGGAGTCTTTGGGCAATTCGCAAGGCAAATTATTCACTGCCATCACCACTATGGCGGCTGGATGAAAAACGTCTACTTCCCTGTTTTCGCTTGGCAAATAACCATAAAAAGGTTCAGCAATGGTCGATGTTCTCAAGGAACAAGCAATAGAACCATCGACGTCGCACGAAATATCTGCAACCACTTTTATTTTGCAATCATGGGCTTGAAGCATTTCGCGAGTCAGGATATCTGGAGCTCCATTGGCGTGAAAATGTGCCGTAATATAAATATCGGACACTTTGGCAAAACGCTCAAAATTGGAAGTGTACTCTTGTGGATTTTGTGAAAAATCATTAAATTCAAAAGGTTTTCCATCTATTCTTCGATTGTAATCCGATGCGTGAATTTGGGTATAAACGGATTGCGTAAAGTTTTTGGCCAGATAATTTTCAATCGAAACTTCCTTGATTTTTATGGCATCCAAAACTTCTTTGACACCGCTGCCCACATTTCCGGTTCCGGTAACCACGAATTTCAATGGTGGCATAACCAGGCGCTTCAAATGGGTTATCAAGGCGTCTTTTCCTGAAAGCGTTTCTGCTTTTGGAAGTTTGAACAATTCGAATTTTATTCCAAAAGCCCTGATGCTATTGTAGGCACCAACAATTCCCGCATATTTTCCGAAGCCAACCAATCTGTGATTCTGGGCATCGACAATAGTTTCGAAATCGTATAAATCGATGTTTTTTTCCAATATGGCCTGTAACAATTTTCTGTTGTGGGGCTGTTTTTTGATGGTGTGCGAAAAAAAGAAATACGATTTATCGGGAATCAAATTTTCTACTGGAATCTCTTTTATACCGAACAAATAATCACAATCGCTGATGTCGTTTGTCAGCTCGATTCCTCTATTTTTATATTCGTCGTCGTTAAAAACCCTGATGTCCGAACTTTCAATTTTTACCGAAAGGTCAGGATGCAGTTGTTTTAATCGTGCCAATTCGTCTGGAGAAAATACAACTCTCTTGTCTGGCGGATTTTTGCGCTCTTTTATAATTCCGAATTTCATGTCTTTCGAATACTTTTAATTATTACAACCCAACAACTTGCATTTGTTACAAATATAACACTATATCTTGATCCGGGTTTCCAATATTTTAAAATTTAAAGCCTTAAAACCATTAAAAACTGAAAACCAACAGGATAAATAGTAACTGTAAAAAAAATAAAATAATACTGTTAAGGTTTTCAAAAAACAGATAAACCAAAAGAAATTGATTCTATATATTTGTCTTTCGACTAACTTAAAAATGAATTTTATCAAACGCACAAATATACTACAAATACTTGTCCTATTATTAGTTGCAAGTTCCTGTAAAAAAGAAACAAAGGAAATTTCAGAAGCCGAATTAAAAGATTCAGAACTACCAAAAGGCATGTTGCCCAAGATGAAACCTTTAGAAAATGAAACCCCTATCCTTACCGCTGATTATATTGCCGAGAAAAAAAGAAAAATAGATTCTTTTTACAATAAAAACTGGCCCAACAACAGCATGAACGGTGCTTTTCTTGTGGCCAAGAATGGCCAAATCATCTATGAAAAATACGAGGGATATGCCAATTTTAGAGACAAAACACCCATTACGAGCACTACTCCCATTCATATCGCATCGGTGAGCAAAGTTCTTACGGCCACGGCCATTTTGAAATTAGTCAATGCCAAAAGAATTGACTTGGACCAGAAAGTGACCTATTATCTAAAAGAATTTCCTTATCCGGATGTTACCGTAAGAATGCTGTTGAGCCACCGAAGCGGAATGCGTAGTTATGCCTATTTTACGGATCGAGACAAAAGCGTTTGGGACAGACACAACACCTTGACCAATCAAGATATTTTGACCATTATGGGAACCAAGAATATTGGTTTGGAACAAAAAACAGGTACCCGATTTGCTTACTGCAATACCAATTATGCCATGTTGGCCTTGATTATCGAAAAAGTCACCAAGCTTTCGTATAGAGAAGCGATGAGTCAAATGATATTTAAACCACTAGGCATGACCAATACTTTTGTTTTGGATTTTGACAAAGACAAACATAATGTAGCACCATCTTATAAAGGCAATAAAGTAGAAATAGGCATCGATTATCTGGACAAGGTTTATGGAGACAAAAACATCTATTCCACTCCCAGAGATTTATTGAAATTTGACAGAGCCCGAAATTCACCTTCTTTTTTGGAGCCTGAATTATTGTCCCAAGTTTACACTGGATATAGCAATGAACATCCAGGAACCAAAAATTATGGTTTGGGCATTCGAATGGTGAATTGGCCCAATGGCAAAAATTTCTATTTCCATAACGGTTGGTGGCACGGTTTTACTTCCTCTTACATTACTCTAAAAGACGAAAACGCTACCATAATTGCCTTGTCCAATAAATACACCAAGAGCACCTATGCCGTTAGAAAGCTGTCAGTACTGTTTGGAGATTATCCGTTTAAAGTCGAAGATGAATAGTTTGGAAGTGGGAAGTTAGAGGTGGGAAGTTAGAAGCTTGGAGATGGAAGTTTTATAACAGAGATTTAAACATTTAAATATTGGCATTGAAATTGCTATTGAATTTGGCATTTATTGCCTTATATTTGCAAAAAATAAAAATGGGGTCGACTGGTTTTGACAGCAAGTCGAATTGAAAAGTAAGCACGTCGAGAACTGGGACAATTCTCGTAAATAAAAGGTCTCAAACATTTTACACGGCGAAGGAAACTACGCTCTTGCTGCATAATCTGAATCATAGTAAGATTAGCCTCGTCCTACCAGGTAGGAAAGCAGGATTCATCTCGAAAGCTTTGGTTTATAGCGGTCGGTCAAGGTGAATCGTAAATTTAAACCTAGATTTCCACAAGCTTCGGGTGGATTTCGAAACTAAAGAAGCTAAGCGAAGAGCGGTTGTTCCTGACCTAACTCCGAGTCGAAAACCCATTCAGGAAATAAACGTGTAGAAAGCTCTTTAGTTGCTTGTTTGGACCCGGGTTCGATTCCCGGCGATTCCACCAATCTAAATTCAATTAGAACTAAATGCCCGTAAATCTTAGGATTTACGGGCATTTTTGTTTTTACTATTTTCTCTCTTCGTCTTTCGCCATTAGTTTGTAGAATTGCTTGGTAGGTGACCAAAAAACATACTGGTTATTGAACTGGTTGGACTTGTTTGCAGTGGCCCAGCAGACTCTTTCTGCCCTATTATCCTATTATGCAGCGCACCACATGTTCGATCTTCAGACCGGTATATTCGCAGAATTCCTCGATGGAAATTAGTTGATGCGATTCTTTATCCAGATGTTTTTTTATCTTCAATAAATACAATCTCGCCTGCGGATATTCTTTACCGATAATGCATTGCACGTCTTTAGGATAGATAAATACCCTTGTGCCTCTTGCAATCACTTATTTGTTGTTAGTGTTTTATTATGCTTTATTTCAATTCTATTCCAATTCTATTTCATACTCTACTCATACTCTATCCATACTTGATCCATACACTATCCCTACTCGATCCCTACTTT comes from the Flavobacterium limnophilum genome and includes:
- a CDS encoding ZIP family metal transporter, with protein sequence MNYLLPLFSVLTGYGIALFLKPKSKTSLKLLLAFSGSFLLSLTVMHLLPDVYESDNHNIGIFIMAGILFQIILEFFSKGAEHGHVHGHDKMYHMPWLLFISLCIHAFLEGFPVSHHHSLALGIAIHHFPIAIILTLFFINSKLDSKAIFVFMLTFALMTPMGTIISDYFPTLNAYYTEITAVVIGILFHISSTIIFETSEGHKFNIAKVSMIIFGVVLAYFI
- a CDS encoding DUF433 domain-containing protein, which gives rise to MEATILERITIKPDVCNGKPTVRGMRITVETILQYLSAGDSVETILEAYPFLEKEDIQACIAFALKNLSSYKNDVQLAS
- a CDS encoding DUF5615 family PIN-like protein, whose translation is MNFSFLVDVILPKYFSFFNSNSFIFVSDIDLQMSDTEIWNYALKNELVILTKNTDFYNRFLVSENAPKIIYFQLGNLSLKQLHQYFNSNWDKIQAEIETSRLIVAKENHIECVS
- the murQ gene encoding N-acetylmuramic acid 6-phosphate etherase: MTFTKTTEQSSKYEHLEKMSVQELLFNINQEDKTVPLAVEKALPQIEALVTEIVAKMKLGGRLFYIGAGTSGRLGVVDASECPPTFGVPFDLVNGIIAGGDKAIRRAVENAEDNATQAWIDLQEHNINENDVVVGIAASGTTPYVIGGLKACNENNISTGSISCNAGSPLSQTAKFPIEVIVGPEFVTGSSRMKAGTAQKLVLNMISTASMIQLGKVKGNKMVDMQLSNSKLVDRGVKMIMGEIPVSYEKAAELLAKYGSVRKAVDNHK
- a CDS encoding DUF6095 family protein; protein product: MATNKELLSKGIKYLAWALPLLFIGPSLIYNAFINKQNVWHYLVLAVGIAICIGSVYLIVLGLKTMVRSLFND
- a CDS encoding type II toxin-antitoxin system RelE/ParE family toxin, with protein sequence MGKKIIWASDALQQLEDIHFYILFESKSIQIADKVIDKIFDSTEILKTKPEIYKLDSKKNNNDGSFRAYFVYDYMISYQITTDCIQILRVRHTARKPKKF
- a CDS encoding pentapeptide repeat-containing protein — its product is MENLIHTHKTFEKVSFTDKKVTNREFEDCVFKNCDFSNSNFWNNTFMDCEFIDCNLSMMQLDGTSLKTVHFKTCKLLGIQFNSCADFMFSVSFQDCLLDYSSFANKKMPKTKFNTCSMKEVSFIGTNLTNSTFENCNLDNAIFNDTQLAGADFRTAYNYKIDPEANPMRKAKFSTQGIVGLLDKYDIKIE
- a CDS encoding DNA topoisomerase IV, which produces MKKIIFLLPTLLLLSCYNAEKNCKDFKTGKFKFEHEVDGVKKTTVFERKDSIEIETFEGKTDTSSIRWVSDCEYVIQKIHPKNMAEKKAITIKILTTTKNSYIFEFGIVGSDEKQRGTVIKL
- a CDS encoding TerC family protein, whose amino-acid sequence is MEVFLNPDAWIALLTLTFLEIVLGIDNIIFISIVTGKLPQEKRKKATKIGMFLAMFMRIALLFGISFLIQMKKPWFYIDFSWFSAGVTGQSLILLFGGLFLIYKSTKEIHDKVDERGEEEKEIGKAASKSFQGVLLQIIMIDLVFSFDSILTAVGMTNGVEGALYIMITAVVISVLIMMQFAVPVGAFVNKHPSIQILGLSFLILIGFMLITESAHLSNALIFGGHVTPVQKGYLYFAISFSLFVEFLNMKIDKKKK
- a CDS encoding DUF294 nucleotidyltransferase-like domain-containing protein, with the protein product MKNTISHRVADFLKNYPPFSFLKQKELESISEQISIIYKEKDSVVFAENEETHDSFYVVHKGAVALGTSRQNDILDMCDEGDIFGLRPLIANENYQMEARAYEETILYAIPLTIFRPYALENRAVGNFLIESFASNTLHPYSKSHRGKLYGEDSLDAEAKLLDLHPVKYSKKLISCYATTTAKDIAEIMIRKNVGAILVVEEEMLPIGIITDKDLRNKIVTGLFPITATAAEIMTAPVITYPKKMTITQAQMAMMKSDISHLCITKDGTVNSKAVGMLSKHDVMVSLGNNPAVLIKAIKRAKKAKHLKPIRARIMQLLQGYIDQNIPTMLTSKIITELNDACIKQVIAISLDKMETPPPVKFAWLAMGSQGRSEQLLQTDQDNALIYEDVPEELEEKTKKYFLELATYVNKGLFDIGYEYCPAEMMASNPKWCLSLGQWKEMIYRWITNTGKTEVLLSFIFFDYSLSFGDSELTNNLSDFIFENVKANPIFYVHLVGGALQSPSPTGFFRQFLLEQDGVNKDFFNIKNRALMPLADAARVLILYHAVKSISNTVERFEKLAELEPENSELFTACAQAYKVLLKFRTRQGLAHNDSGQYIALESLSKSEKIQLKSTFKTIKELQEIISIRFNVSNIL
- a CDS encoding 3'-5' exonuclease — protein: MSFSEKIKTILSFVWDTSEKSTDEDLLGDINTTRFVVLDTETTGFDYEKDRILCIGAIVLQNNTISVQDSFEVYIVQEHYNKATAQIHGILKDFVLDRPNELEALQQFLDFLGDSIIIAHHTVFDVTMINKALERNGLPELKNRTLDTATLYKKTLIKSYLLERKEHYTLDELADKFDISKKDRHTAMGDAYITAIAFLKILKKLREKGEITLKQLFIK
- a CDS encoding NAD(P)-dependent oxidoreductase, whose product is MKFGIIKERKNPPDKRVVFSPDELARLKQLHPDLSVKIESSDIRVFNDDEYKNRGIELTNDISDCDYLFGIKEIPVENLIPDKSYFFFSHTIKKQPHNRKLLQAILEKNIDLYDFETIVDAQNHRLVGFGKYAGIVGAYNSIRAFGIKFELFKLPKAETLSGKDALITHLKRLVMPPLKFVVTGTGNVGSGVKEVLDAIKIKEVSIENYLAKNFTQSVYTQIHASDYNRRIDGKPFEFNDFSQNPQEYTSNFERFAKVSDIYITAHFHANGAPDILTREMLQAHDCKIKVVADISCDVDGSIACSLRTSTIAEPFYGYLPSENREVDVFHPAAIVVMAVNNLPCELPKDSSEGFGEMFLEHVIPAFFNGDKDGILHRAKITERGKLTPRFSYLQDYVDGK
- a CDS encoding serine hydrolase domain-containing protein, with the protein product MNFIKRTNILQILVLLLVASSCKKETKEISEAELKDSELPKGMLPKMKPLENETPILTADYIAEKKRKIDSFYNKNWPNNSMNGAFLVAKNGQIIYEKYEGYANFRDKTPITSTTPIHIASVSKVLTATAILKLVNAKRIDLDQKVTYYLKEFPYPDVTVRMLLSHRSGMRSYAYFTDRDKSVWDRHNTLTNQDILTIMGTKNIGLEQKTGTRFAYCNTNYAMLALIIEKVTKLSYREAMSQMIFKPLGMTNTFVLDFDKDKHNVAPSYKGNKVEIGIDYLDKVYGDKNIYSTPRDLLKFDRARNSPSFLEPELLSQVYTGYSNEHPGTKNYGLGIRMVNWPNGKNFYFHNGWWHGFTSSYITLKDENATIIALSNKYTKSTYAVRKLSVLFGDYPFKVEDE